In Pyrus communis chromosome 1, drPyrComm1.1, whole genome shotgun sequence, the following are encoded in one genomic region:
- the LOC137715322 gene encoding classical arabinogalactan protein 4-like, producing the protein MKMGFAGFQVLMVLSLLATSCIAQAPGAAPTASPPTATPPTATPPTATPPTATPPTATPPTATPPSAVPVPSPSKTPTVSPTPSPVTAPTPSASPPASTPASTPSAESPSSPPAPSGASPNSPPAEALPPSGTSAISRVVIAGTALAGVFFAVVLA; encoded by the coding sequence atgaAGATGGGTTTTGCAGGGTTCCAAGTTTTGAtggttttgagtcttttggccACATCATGCATAGCCCAGGCCCCAGGAGCTGCACCCACAGCCTCACCCCCAACCGCCACGCCGCCAACGGCCACCCCACCAACGGCCACCCCACCAACGGCCACCCCACCAACGGCCACCCCACCAACCGCCACACCGCCATCAGCCGTACCAGTTCCATCACCCAGCAAAACACCAACCGTGTCACCAACTCCATCACCAGTGACAGCACCAACCCCAAGTGCCTCCCCACCAGCTTCCACACCAGCTTCCACACCATCTGCTGAGTCTCCGTCGTCCCCACCTGCTCCCTCTGGCGCAAGCCCGAACTCCCCACCGGCAGAGGCTCTTCCTCCAAGTGGCACCTCCGCCATCAGCCGCGTTGTTATTGCTGGAACTGCTCTTGCTGGAGTCTTCTTCGCCGTTGTGTTGGCTTAG